In Aliarcobacter faecis, a genomic segment contains:
- a CDS encoding FtsW/RodA/SpoVE family cell cycle protein: MRLLDKRIISHFDFLLIIFVLPLIILSYHLISETNEFLANKQLMYYSLSLVVFFIVFFLPIRRRLRIIPMLYWIGIILLVAVEIFGVSKLGAKRWIELPFVHATIQPSELIKPIFILMLGYLIQLRQPPENGYGLKDFLYFSFYILLPFVLIAKEPDLGTALVLLLVGYGILFLVGVNWKIWASIIIFLGVTSPFIYTYGIKDYQKKRIHDFIVAEKPSYHVQQSIIAIGSGGLSGKESDEATQTQLKFLPISTSDFIFAYLVERYGFIGAIGLIVIYFLLIFHLLSINYFFKDDYVVKVFASGLGLLIFLNMSVNILMVIGFAPVVGIPLPLFSYGGSSFINFIVTFAILENLIAFRYMDLYSYDRKL; this comes from the coding sequence ATGCGTTTATTAGATAAAAGAATTATTTCACACTTTGATTTTTTGTTAATAATATTTGTTTTACCTTTGATAATTTTATCATACCATTTAATTAGTGAAACAAACGAATTTCTAGCAAATAAGCAACTTATGTATTATTCCCTTTCTTTAGTTGTTTTTTTTATTGTATTTTTTTTACCAATTAGAAGAAGGCTTAGAATTATTCCTATGTTATATTGGATTGGAATTATTTTGCTTGTTGCAGTTGAGATTTTTGGAGTCTCAAAACTCGGAGCTAAAAGATGGATAGAATTACCATTTGTTCATGCAACAATTCAGCCATCAGAACTTATAAAACCAATATTTATTCTAATGCTAGGGTATTTGATACAACTTAGGCAACCACCAGAAAATGGATATGGATTAAAAGATTTTTTATATTTCTCTTTTTATATTTTATTGCCCTTTGTTTTAATCGCAAAAGAGCCAGATTTAGGAACAGCTTTAGTTTTACTTTTGGTTGGTTATGGAATTTTATTTTTAGTTGGAGTAAATTGGAAAATATGGGCTAGTATAATTATTTTTTTAGGAGTTACTTCACCATTTATCTATACTTATGGAATAAAAGATTATCAAAAAAAGAGAATTCATGATTTTATAGTTGCTGAAAAACCAAGTTATCATGTTCAACAATCGATTATTGCAATTGGTTCAGGAGGTCTTTCGGGAAAAGAGAGTGATGAAGCTACTCAAACTCAACTAAAGTTTTTACCTATTTCTACAAGTGATTTTATTTTTGCTTATTTGGTTGAAAGATATGGATTCATAGGCGCTATTGGCTTGATAGTTATATATTTTCTTTTGATATTTCATCTTCTATCTATAAACTATTTTTTTAAAGATGATTATGTGGTCAAAGTTTTTGCTTCAGGGCTTGGCTTACTAATATTTTTAAATATGAGTGTAAATATCTTAATGGTTATTGGTTTTGCACCTGTTGTTGGGATTCCTTTACCACTATTTTCTTATGGTGGAAGTTCATTTATAAATTTTATAGTAACTTTTGCAATTTTAGAAAACTTAATAGCATTTAGATATATGGATTTATATAGTTATGATAGGAAATTGTAG